One part of the Mytilus trossulus isolate FHL-02 chromosome 11, PNRI_Mtr1.1.1.hap1, whole genome shotgun sequence genome encodes these proteins:
- the LOC134690153 gene encoding putative uncharacterized protein DDB_G0290521 — translation MSIQIEKNDLKKIKNTELKDTGARPSETDTELKDTGARPSETDTELKDTGARPSETDTELKDTGARPSETDTELKDTGARPAETDTELKDTGVRPAETNTELKDTGARPSETDTELKDTGARPSETDTELKDTGVRPSETNTELKDTGARPSETDTELKDTGARPSETDTELNDTGARPARTDTELKDTGARPAETNTELKDTGARPSETDTELKDTGARPSETDTELKDTGVRPSETNTELKDTGARPSETDSELKDTGARPSETDTELKDTGARPSETDTELKDTGARPSETDTELKDTGVRPSETDTELKDTGARPSETDTELKDTGARPSETDTELKDTGVRPSETDTELKDTGARPSETDTELKDTGARPSETDTELKDTGARPSETDTELKDTGARPSETNTELKDTGARPSETDTELKDTGARPSETDTELKDTGARPSETEIV, via the exons ATGTCTATACA aatagagaaaaatgacctaaaaaaaataaagaatacagaactGAAGGACACTGGAGCCAGACCCTCAGAGACGGATACAGAACTGAAGGACACTGGAGCCAGACCCTCAGAGACGGATACAGAACTGAAGGACACTGGAGCCAGACCCTCAGAGACGGATACAGAACTGAAGGACACTGGAGCCAGACCCTCAGAGACGGATACAGAACTGAAGGACACTGGAGCCAGACCCGCCGAGACGGATACAGAACTGAAGGACACTGGAGTCAGACCCGCAGAGACGAATACAGAACTGAAGGACACTGGAGCCAGACCCTCAGAGACGGATACAGAACTGAAGGACACTGGAGCCAGACCCTCAGAGACGGATACAGAACTGAAGGACACTGGAGTCAGACCCTCAGAGACGAATACAGAACTGAAGGACACTGGAGCCAGACCCTCAGAGACGGATACAGAACTGAAGGACACTGGAGCCAGACCCTCAGAGACGGATACAGAACTGAACGACACTGGAGCCAGACCCGCAAGGACGGATACAGAACTGAAGGACACTGGAGCCAGACCCGCAGAGACGAATACAGAACTGAAGGACACTGGAGCCAGACCCTCAGAGACGGATACAGAACTGAAGGACACTGGAGCCAGACCCTCAGAGACGGATACAGAACTGAAGGACACTGGAGTCAGACCCTCAGAGACGAATACAGAACTGAAGGACACTGGAGCCAGACCCTCAGAGACGGATTCAGAACTGAAGGACACTGGAGCCAGACCCTCAGAGACGGATACAGAACTGAAGGACACTGGAGCCAGACCCTCAGAGACGGATACAGAACTGAAGGACACTGGAGCCAGACCCTCAGAGACGGATACAGAACTGAAGGACACTGGAGTCAGACCCTCAGAGACGGATACAGAACTGAAGGACACTGGAGCCAGACCCTCAGAGACGGATACAGAACTGAAGGACACTGGAGCCAGACCCTCAGAGACGGATACAGAACTGAAGGACACTGGAGTCAGACCCTCAGAGACGGATACAGAACTAAAGGACACTGGAGCCAGACCCTCAGAGACGGATACAGAACTGAAGGACACTGGAGCCAGACCCTCAGAGACGGATACAGAACTGAAGGACACTGGAGCCAGACCCTCAGAGACGGATACAGAACTGAAGGACACTGGAGCCAGACCCTCAGAGACGAATACAGAACTGAAGGACACTGGAGCCAGACCCTCAGAGACGGATACAGAACTGAAGGACACTGGAGCCAGACCCTCAGAGACGGATACAGAACTGAAGGACACTGGAGCCAGACCCTCAGAGACGGAAATTGTATAa